From the Daucus carota subsp. sativus chromosome 8, DH1 v3.0, whole genome shotgun sequence genome, one window contains:
- the LOC108198008 gene encoding endonuclease 4 produces the protein MGKVIQLCLTCSGLFLVLLLPSAMGWGKEGHFAICKIAQGLLNKETLAAVRALLPDYADGDLAAVCSWADEVRFHMRWSSPLHYVDTPDFRCNYKYCRDCHDTVGRKDRCVTGAIYNYTEQLLLGVHDLNSEKNNNLTEALMFLSHFIGDVHQPLHVGFLGDEGGNTITVRWYRRKTNLHHVWDTMIIDSSLKTFYNSDLSNLIQAIQSNITGVWFMDSLSWRNCTADHVVCPDPYASESIELACKFAYRNATPGTTLGDDYFLSRLPVVEKRLAQAGVRLAATLNRIFTSTPINVTKLNVLNGDHRTSYSTEIM, from the exons ATGGGTAAAGTGATTCAGTTGTGTTTGACTTGTAGTGGACTTTTTCTTGTGCTACTGCTTCCTAGTGCTATGGGTTGGGGAAAGGAAGGACATTTTGCAATCTGTAAAATTGCCCAG GGATTACTTAATAAAGAGACACTGGCTGCAGTGAGGGCATTGCTCCCAGATTATGCAGATGGTGATCTAGCAGCTGTGTGCTCCTGGGCTGATGAGGTTCGATTTCATATGCGCTGGAGTAGCCCATTACATTATGTGGACACACCTGATTTCAGGTGTAACTATAAATACTGTA GAGATTGCCACGATACTGTTGGACGGAAAGACCGGTGTGTTACTGGAGCAATTTACAACTATACAGAGCAACTTTTATTGGGTGTTCATGACTTGAATTCTGAAAAAAATA ACAACTTGACGGAGGCACTTATGTTCTTATCACATTTCATTGGTGATGTCCATCAG CCTCTACATGTTGGCTTTCTTGGCGATGAAGGAGGAAACACAATCACCGTCCGCTGGTATCGGAGGAAAACCAATTTACATCAT GTATGGGATACTATGATAATAGATTCCTCCTTGAAGACCTTCTACAATTCAGATCTTTCTAACCTAATTCAAGCTATTCAGAGCAATATTACG GGTGTCTGGTTTATGGACAGCTTATCTTGGAGAAATTGCACTGCTGATCATGTGGTTTGTCCAGATCC GTATGCTTCTGAAAGCATTGAGTTGGCCTGCAAGTTTGCTTACAGAAATGCCACACCGGGGACTACTTTAGGAG ATGATTACTTCCTCTCTCGGTTGCCTGTTGTGGAGAAGAGGCTCGCACAGGCTGGGGTGCGGTTGGCTGCTACACTTAACCGAATCTTCACGTCAACCCCCATCAATGTCACAAAATTGAATGTGCTCAATGGAGATCATAGAACCAGTTATAGTACTGAAATAATGTAA
- the LOC108197986 gene encoding ADP-ribosylation factor GTPase-activating protein AGD5-like isoform X1 translates to MNHKSTISKQLDAKHQRILEGLLKLPENRECADCKSIAPRWASVNLGIFICMRCSGIHRSLGVHISKVRSATLDTWLPDQIALIQSMGNAKSNSYWESELPSNYDRVGIENFIRAKYNDKRWIPRSVKTTPSIRAREEKLLIQRVSINTSDKEHVNNIPKSSDESEKSQLHNSNSKLPSSNNSNLVPQTVSKQEHQISASQGLENGLKEKQTNTISVVSPSKGDHATDLFTLLPVNNSGEYGQKVVSPSDNMKMEIQLYEATPKAEETVVSKECESKIQVDHGFEDLFQGLQWVAQPVSHESPEESQMEMQGVLSNLPMHPPQLATQSQQQYFPMASAANTNGVPQAGPRIINQANFNGIHKPVQNWGHTIKQVPPKTTQVADQPKLIQIGNVQPSYSVGNSALYMKSRSISNVHSDKFSRMQHSAGSASPVVRRPSASTRSPVIPTQLGGDYDFSSLVQGMFGKR, encoded by the exons ATGAACCACAAATCAACTATCTCCAAACAACTCGATGCCAAGCACCAAAGG ATTCTCGAAGGGCTACTTAAACTTCCAGAAAATAGGGAATGTGCAGACTGCAAAAGCAT AGCTCCAAGATGGGCTAGTGTAAACCTTGGGATCTTCATATGCATGCGATGTTCTGGGATTCACAGAAGTCTTGGAGTACACATATCGAAG GTAAGATCTGCTACCCTGGACACATGGCTTCCGGATCAGATTGCGCTGATTCAAT CCATGGGGAATGCAAAATCAAACAGCTACTGGGAATCAGAGCTACCTTCCAACTATGATAGAGTTGGAATCGAAAATTTCATCCGTGCCAA GTATAATGATAAGAGATGGATTCCAAGAAGTGTAAAGACAACACCATCCATTAGAGCAAGAGAGGAGAAGCTACTGATTCAAAGAGTATCTATTAATACAAGTGACAAGGAACATGTCAACAATATTCCAAAGTCTTCTGACGAGAGTGAAAAATCCCAGCTACATAATTCGAACTCCAAGTTACCTTCTTCCAATAATAGTAATCTTGTTCCTCAAACAGTATCCAAGCAG GAACATCAAATATCAGCGTCACAAGGTTTAGAGAATGGACTTAAAGAAAAGCAAACTAATACAATTTCAGTTGTCTCGCCATCCAAGGGTGatcatgctactgatcttttcaCCTTGCTCCCTGTGAACAATTCTGGAGAATATGGCCAAAAAGTAGTTTCTCCTAGTGATAATATGAAGATGGAAATACAGT TGTATGAAGCAACACCGAAAGCAGAAGAAACTGTTGTTTCAAAAGAATGTGAAAGCAAGATCCAAGTTGACCACGGATTTGAGGATCTATTCCAAGGGTTACAGTGGGTTGCTCAGCCTGTTTCTCATGAATCCCCAGAAGAATCGCAGATGGAAATG CAAGGTGTGTTGTCAAATTTACCCATGCATCCTCCACAATTAGCAACTCAATCTCAACAACAATATTTTCCGATGGCTAGTGCTGCAAACACTAATGGGGTGCCTCAAGCAGGTCCCAGGATCATAAATCAAGCTAACTTTAACGGCATCCACAAGCCGGTTCAGAATTGGGGACACACAATCAAACAAGTTCCTCCAAAAACAACACAAGTGGCTGATCAGCCAAAACTTATTCAG ATTGGAAATGTGCAACCTTCATATTCTGTAGGTAACTCAGCATTATATATGAAATCTAG GTCTATTTCCAATGTGCATTCAGACAAGTTCAGCAGAATGCAGCATTCTGCGGGATCTGCAAGTCCAGTGGTTAGGCGTCCTTCAGCATCAACAAGATCACCGGTTATCCCAACTCAGCTAGGGGGGGACTATGACTTCTCATCACTAGTGCAAGGGATGTTTGGTAAAAGATGA
- the LOC108197986 gene encoding ADP-ribosylation factor GTPase-activating protein AGD5-like isoform X2: protein MPSTKGFSKGYLNFQKIGNVQTAKACRAPRWASVNLGIFICMRCSGIHRSLGVHISKVRSATLDTWLPDQIALIQSMGNAKSNSYWESELPSNYDRVGIENFIRAKYNDKRWIPRSVKTTPSIRAREEKLLIQRVSINTSDKEHVNNIPKSSDESEKSQLHNSNSKLPSSNNSNLVPQTVSKQEHQISASQGLENGLKEKQTNTISVVSPSKGDHATDLFTLLPVNNSGEYGQKVVSPSDNMKMEIQLYEATPKAEETVVSKECESKIQVDHGFEDLFQGLQWVAQPVSHESPEESQMEMQGVLSNLPMHPPQLATQSQQQYFPMASAANTNGVPQAGPRIINQANFNGIHKPVQNWGHTIKQVPPKTTQVADQPKLIQIGNVQPSYSVGNSALYMKSRSISNVHSDKFSRMQHSAGSASPVVRRPSASTRSPVIPTQLGGDYDFSSLVQGMFGKR from the exons ATGCCAAGCACCAAAGG ATTCTCGAAGGGCTACTTAAACTTCCAGAAAATAGGGAATGTGCAGACTGCAAAAGCATGTAG AGCTCCAAGATGGGCTAGTGTAAACCTTGGGATCTTCATATGCATGCGATGTTCTGGGATTCACAGAAGTCTTGGAGTACACATATCGAAG GTAAGATCTGCTACCCTGGACACATGGCTTCCGGATCAGATTGCGCTGATTCAAT CCATGGGGAATGCAAAATCAAACAGCTACTGGGAATCAGAGCTACCTTCCAACTATGATAGAGTTGGAATCGAAAATTTCATCCGTGCCAA GTATAATGATAAGAGATGGATTCCAAGAAGTGTAAAGACAACACCATCCATTAGAGCAAGAGAGGAGAAGCTACTGATTCAAAGAGTATCTATTAATACAAGTGACAAGGAACATGTCAACAATATTCCAAAGTCTTCTGACGAGAGTGAAAAATCCCAGCTACATAATTCGAACTCCAAGTTACCTTCTTCCAATAATAGTAATCTTGTTCCTCAAACAGTATCCAAGCAG GAACATCAAATATCAGCGTCACAAGGTTTAGAGAATGGACTTAAAGAAAAGCAAACTAATACAATTTCAGTTGTCTCGCCATCCAAGGGTGatcatgctactgatcttttcaCCTTGCTCCCTGTGAACAATTCTGGAGAATATGGCCAAAAAGTAGTTTCTCCTAGTGATAATATGAAGATGGAAATACAGT TGTATGAAGCAACACCGAAAGCAGAAGAAACTGTTGTTTCAAAAGAATGTGAAAGCAAGATCCAAGTTGACCACGGATTTGAGGATCTATTCCAAGGGTTACAGTGGGTTGCTCAGCCTGTTTCTCATGAATCCCCAGAAGAATCGCAGATGGAAATG CAAGGTGTGTTGTCAAATTTACCCATGCATCCTCCACAATTAGCAACTCAATCTCAACAACAATATTTTCCGATGGCTAGTGCTGCAAACACTAATGGGGTGCCTCAAGCAGGTCCCAGGATCATAAATCAAGCTAACTTTAACGGCATCCACAAGCCGGTTCAGAATTGGGGACACACAATCAAACAAGTTCCTCCAAAAACAACACAAGTGGCTGATCAGCCAAAACTTATTCAG ATTGGAAATGTGCAACCTTCATATTCTGTAGGTAACTCAGCATTATATATGAAATCTAG GTCTATTTCCAATGTGCATTCAGACAAGTTCAGCAGAATGCAGCATTCTGCGGGATCTGCAAGTCCAGTGGTTAGGCGTCCTTCAGCATCAACAAGATCACCGGTTATCCCAACTCAGCTAGGGGGGGACTATGACTTCTCATCACTAGTGCAAGGGATGTTTGGTAAAAGATGA